A single Desulfomonile tiedjei DNA region contains:
- a CDS encoding type II toxin-antitoxin system RelE/ParE family toxin, which yields MSSETYQIELSPAAQRQIGKLPHEEQARLGMAIKSLEMDPRPPGSKKLKGYSDTYRLRIGKYRVLYDVYDRVLWVLILKVGHRKEVYRGESIGKSLRDLIERKLMK from the coding sequence ATGTCTTCAGAGACCTACCAGATTGAACTTTCGCCGGCCGCGCAACGTCAAATCGGCAAGCTCCCCCATGAAGAGCAGGCCCGCCTCGGCATGGCTATCAAATCGTTAGAAATGGACCCCCGCCCGCCAGGCTCAAAGAAGCTGAAAGGATACTCCGATACCTACAGGCTCCGCATCGGGAAATATCGCGTCCTTTATGACGTCTATGACCGGGTTTTGTGGGTCCTGATTCTCAAAGTAGGGCATCGGAAGGAAGTCTACCGTGGTGAATCAATCGGCAAGTCCCTGAGAGACCTCATAGAGCGCAAGCTCATGAAATAG
- a CDS encoding type II toxin-antitoxin system Phd/YefM family antitoxin → MPQTPATVEESRISDAIERVSTESERLIIVRDGKGVAAIVPLDDLESLEELDEILDQADIPELEAARKEAQEKGTIPLAEFMARLRL, encoded by the coding sequence ATGCCCCAGACACCAGCAACGGTTGAAGAAAGCCGAATCTCCGACGCGATTGAAAGGGTAAGCACTGAAAGCGAGCGGTTGATTATTGTCCGAGACGGGAAAGGAGTTGCCGCAATAGTCCCTCTCGATGACCTGGAATCGCTGGAAGAACTTGACGAGATACTCGACCAGGCCGATATTCCCGAGCTTGAAGCTGCTCGCAAAGAGGCTCAAGAGAAGGGCACGATTCCCTTGGCTGAATTCATGGCCCGGCTCCGACTCTGA
- a CDS encoding AMP-binding protein: MVYDGKFWLRSYDPGVQPEIELEDESLTECFEKVRREHADRPALHFLGVTLSFEQLMAASDRFAACLADHGIGKGDAVAVSLPNSPQYLITLIGGLKAGCAVSGISPLLTAGEMAHQLEDSGARAFVVMDALFQHRLLGVADRLKSLELVCPTGLLDFLPGYKQVLAKWLKKVPTGQIQPIPEKKVIPFKEVLSRYSPNPPAIPLTIEDPAFIQYTGGTTGVPKGAVCPHRNMLANVTQFHKWLQVEEGKDVLLSAYPMFHIAGLFTAITGLSFGITQVLVPNPRDTKHIVKEIAKYGPHWLANVPSLYLMLLKEPGFHKLDFSGLKHCISGAAPFPVEAIKQFENVVGTGKVIELYGMTETCVLLTCNPRKGLKKIGTVGLPMPSTRIRIMDLETGTRDVPVGEEGEIVGAGPQIMKCYHNKAEETALALREHDGTIWMHTGDIGTMDEDGYVTIVDRKKDMISVGGFKVFPREVEEKLYEHPAVGVCAVIGVPNPERPETEMVKLVVQKSPAYANKLDDQVTSEVLAFAREQMAPYKVPRVVEFREIPITAAGKVDKKALR; this comes from the coding sequence ATGGTGTATGATGGCAAATTCTGGCTGAGGTCTTATGATCCGGGGGTCCAGCCGGAGATTGAGCTTGAGGACGAGTCTCTGACTGAATGCTTCGAGAAGGTCCGGCGGGAGCATGCGGATCGGCCTGCGTTGCACTTTCTGGGGGTGACGCTGAGTTTCGAGCAGTTGATGGCCGCGTCGGACCGGTTCGCTGCTTGTCTCGCGGATCACGGTATTGGGAAGGGCGACGCGGTTGCAGTGAGCCTTCCCAACTCACCGCAGTACCTCATAACGCTGATCGGTGGTCTCAAGGCCGGCTGCGCGGTTTCAGGGATCTCGCCGCTCCTCACAGCCGGAGAAATGGCCCACCAATTGGAAGATAGCGGCGCTCGCGCTTTTGTGGTGATGGACGCGCTGTTCCAGCACCGTCTTTTGGGGGTAGCGGACCGGCTAAAAAGCTTGGAGCTGGTCTGTCCCACGGGTTTGCTGGATTTCTTGCCCGGCTACAAACAGGTCCTGGCGAAGTGGTTGAAAAAGGTCCCGACCGGTCAAATACAGCCAATTCCCGAGAAAAAGGTCATCCCGTTCAAGGAAGTGCTGTCGCGCTATTCGCCGAATCCTCCGGCGATTCCGCTTACCATAGAGGACCCCGCGTTCATCCAGTACACCGGTGGCACCACGGGTGTGCCCAAGGGAGCTGTTTGTCCGCATCGGAACATGCTGGCAAACGTGACCCAGTTCCATAAATGGCTCCAGGTGGAAGAAGGAAAAGATGTGCTGCTTTCAGCATATCCCATGTTTCATATAGCAGGTCTATTCACGGCCATTACGGGGTTGTCGTTCGGCATTACCCAGGTGCTCGTTCCAAACCCCCGTGACACCAAGCACATAGTAAAAGAAATAGCCAAATATGGCCCGCATTGGCTTGCCAATGTGCCGTCGCTCTATCTCATGCTGCTCAAGGAGCCCGGATTTCACAAGCTCGACTTTTCGGGTCTCAAACATTGCATTTCCGGAGCGGCTCCCTTTCCGGTAGAGGCCATCAAGCAATTCGAAAATGTAGTCGGTACGGGAAAAGTGATCGAGCTGTACGGCATGACCGAGACCTGCGTGCTGCTGACCTGCAATCCCAGAAAAGGACTCAAGAAAATCGGGACCGTGGGGCTTCCTATGCCGTCGACCAGGATCAGAATCATGGACCTGGAAACAGGCACCCGAGACGTTCCTGTGGGCGAGGAAGGCGAGATCGTCGGCGCAGGTCCTCAAATAATGAAATGCTACCACAACAAGGCGGAGGAGACTGCGCTGGCGCTACGGGAACACGACGGAACAATCTGGATGCACACCGGCGACATCGGGACCATGGACGAAGACGGGTACGTCACCATAGTGGACCGCAAGAAAGACATGATCAGCGTGGGCGGATTCAAGGTGTTCCCTCGAGAAGTCGAAGAGAAACTCTACGAGCACCCAGCGGTGGGTGTGTGCGCAGTCATCGGCGTGCCCAATCCGGAGCGCCCCGAAACCGAGATGGTAAAGCTGGTGGTGCAAAAAAGCCCTGCGTACGCGAACAAGCTCGACGACCAAGTCACATCGGAAGTCCTGGCCTTCGCCCGAGAACAAATGGCCCCGTACAAAGTCCCCCGCGTGGTTGAATTCAGAGAAATCCCCATTACCGCGGCGGGCAAAGTGGACAAAAAGGCGCTTCGGTAA